From one Culex quinquefasciatus strain JHB chromosome 3, VPISU_Cqui_1.0_pri_paternal, whole genome shotgun sequence genomic stretch:
- the LOC6048692 gene encoding zinc finger protein DPF3 produces the protein MASVGPVEFREIKLQNVSKIEALINDSAYKEGIENSETFNTRLCIERRQRMPFLDPQTGVAQYHSALFMKARQRMPGLKVGQIYSYPAARWRKSRRQYLLQKQHPAFPAYTNRPFGHLTSSYDAEGSNLDSATSSVDAEGGKDMKEDPGQDWYYDEMDMHEMETYDDHELPDSDCDFDESYSSRKKRSKGGKGGSSSSKGKASVAEPNTPKRGRGSGRGRGRKSQGVGDSPSTKEAPEASSSKKVRQQPPPPPPPQHVPAPPAAIPSSPLTVPPEEPPMPVLVPEHKPFEEPEERPNPVKPGPSASAHMHAPSAAGSASNATAPATAGPPPEKGRAVPSPYCDFCLGDARENKKTFEAEELVSCSDCGRSGHPTCLQFTANMIISVRKYRWQCIECKYCTMCGTSDNDDQLLFCDDCDRGYHMYCLSPPLISPPEGSWSCALCTAEFHRK, from the coding sequence ATGGCGTCCGTCGGTCCGGTTGAGTTTCGCGAGATAAAACTGCAAAATGTGTCGAAAATTGAAGCGCTCATCAACGATTCCGCGTACAAGGAGGGCATCGAGAACAGTGAAACGTTTAATACGCGGCTGTGCATTGAACGGCGCCAGCGGATGCCGTTTTTGGACCCGCAAACCGGAGTCGCCCAGTATCACTCGGCTTTGTTTATGAAGGCGAGGCAGCGGATGCCGGGGCTGAAGGTTGGTCAGATTTACAGCTATCCGGCGGCCCGTTGGCGCAAGTCCCGGCGGCAGTATCTGCTCCAGAAGCAGCACCCGGCCTTTCCGGCGTACACGAACCGACCGTTTGGGCATTTAACGAGCAGCTATGATGCTGAGGGATCGAATTTGGATTCTGCCACTTCCAGTGTTGACGCCGAGGGTGGGAAAGACATGAAGGAAGATCCGGGCCAGGATTGGTACTACGACGAGATGGACATGCATGAAATGGAGACGTACGACGATCACGAGTTGCCGGACTCGGATTGTGACTTTGACGAGAGTTACAGCAGCCGGAAGAAACGTAGCAAGGGTGGTAAGGGTGGGTCGAGTTCAAGCAAGGGCAAAGCTAGCGTAGCCGAACCGAATACACCCAAACGTGGGCGCGGTTCTGGCAGAGGCCGCGGCCGGAAATCTCAAGGTGTTGGCGACAGTCCCAGCACCAAGGAAGCGCCGGAGGCAAGTTCAAGCAAGAAAGTTCGTCAACAACCACCGCCGCCACCTCCTCCACAGCACGTTCCAGCTCCACCAGCAGCAATCCCATCGTCTCCGTTGACCGTTCCGCCAGAAGAGCCTCCGATGCCGGTGCTGGTCCCGGAGCACAAGCCCTTCGAAGAACCCGAGGAGAGACCGAACCCGGTCAAGCCCGGACCATCGGCTTCCGCTCACATGCATGCTCCTTCCGCTGCCGGATCCGCTTCCAACGCTACTGCTCCCGCTACCGCAGGTCCTCCTCCGGAAAAGGGACGCGCCGTCCCGTCTCCGTACTGTGACTTTTGCCTGGGAGACGCTCgcgaaaacaagaaaacattcGAAGCCGAAGAGCTGGTCTCCTGCTCGGACTGTGGCCGCTCGGGACACCCGACCTGTCTTCAGTTCACGGCCAACATGATCATCTCGGTGCGCAAGTACCGCTGGCAGTGCATCGAGTGCAAGTACTGCACCATGTGCGGAACCTCGGACAACGACGACCAGCTGCTGTTCTGCGACGACTGTGACCGCGGCTATCACATGTACTGTCTGTCGCCGCCGCTCATTTCTCCGCCGGAAGGTTCCTGGAGCTGCGCTCTGTGCACGGCCGAGTTCCACCGGAAGTAA